A stretch of DNA from Yoonia sp. G8-12:
GGGCGCCTTGTGCAGGTAATGACACATCTCTGAAATGACTGGCCGGACATGGCCCAACAAAAGCGAAATACATGACCCATTTTCTCGATATCCACACCACCCCTTCCGATGCGCTGCGTGACATCATCGACAATGCCAAAGCGATGAAGACCGCCCGCGCCGGTCTGCCCAAGGGCACGCCGGATGCGGATCAGCCGCTTGCGGGGCATATGGTGGCGCTGATCTTTGAAAAGCCCTCAACCCGGACCCGCGTGTCCTTTGATGTGGGTGTGCGTCAGATGGGCGGACAGACTATGGTGTTGTCGGGTGCTGACATGCAGTTGGGCCATGGCGAGACGATTGCCGATACCGCACGGGTGCTGTCGCGCTATGTTGATCTGATCATGATCCGCACGTTCGAGGAACAGACCCTGCAGGATATGGCCGAATACGCGACGGTGCCGGTGATCAACGGTTTGACCAACCGCACACACCCTTGCCAGATCATGGCCGATATCATGACGTTTGAAGAACATAACGGCCCGATCAAAGGCAAAAAGGTGGTGTGGTCGGGCGACGGCAACAACGTCTTTGCCAGCTTCGCCCATGCCGCCAAACAGTTCGAGTTTGATCTGGTGTTCACCGGCCCGCCGCCGCTTGATCCCGAACCTGCGCTGGACGGGCTTTATACCACCGTGCGCGATCCCAATGAGGCGGTCCAAGGGGCCGATCTGGTGGTGACGGATACATGGGTCAGCATGCATGATCCGCAATCGGCGCGCGAACGGCGGCACAACCAGCTGCGGGGGTATCAGGTCAATGACGCGCTGATGGCCAAGGCCAAGGATAACGCGCTGTTCATGCACTGCCTGCCCGCGCACCGCGATGACGAGGCGACCAGCAGCGTCATGGACGGGCCCCATTCGGTGATCTTCGACGAGGCTGAGAACAGGTTGCATGCGCAGAAGGCGATCATACGGCATTGTTTAGGGGTTTAGCGGGGTGTATGGGCGACCGGCTGGATAGCCTGACGCCCAGCATGTTCAATCTTCGTGAGGGTCGTTTTCAGCATCTGTCTGGGTTGCATGCAACGTGCCGTGAAGGTGATCTGGCGGGCCGTAAATCGCATAGAGCTTCATTTCATCATCGCCAATGTTGGTAATGTTATGCCACGTACCGGCTGGCACGAGCACAGCCCAGTCTGCACCGACCTCTCTTTCAAAATCCAGTTGATCCTTGCTTGGTCCCATCTGGACGCGCCCCTTGCCCTGTTCGAGGCGCAAAAACTGGTCATGGCTTTCATGCACTTCCAACCCGACATCACCACCCACAGGGATTGTCATCAAGGTCAGCTGGATATTTTTGCCCGTCCAACGTGTGGTGCGGAAATTGGGGTTATCCAGCGTGTCTTTCTCGATATCCATCACGTAGGATGCGGGGCCATAATCTTTGGTATCAGTCATTATAATCCTCGGTTGATTGCGCTCGTTCTTCCAACAAAGCGATGGTGAACGAGCAGGTTGACACTCGGTCCGGCGCATCCGCGGGTCTATAACCAGAATGAAGACCGCTAGCCCCGACCCCGTATGTTCCTGCGGTGCCGGTTTGCGCCCAGATTCAGTGTATTCGAAAACGTCTAAAAGCGGGATGAAGCCTTCTTCACGCTGCTTTCCAAGCTGTACCAAGCGCTTTCGACGCCTGCCTTGAGATCTTCCCAAGCGGTCTCGCCAGCGTTCTGGAGTTCATTGAGCCTTGCCTGCGCCTCTAGTTGCTGTTGCCTGAGGTTGTCGATTTGCTCATAGTATTCAATTTTGGCGTCTGCTTGTGCGCTATCTGTTTTGGATTTGAGCTTGTCGATCTCTGCGTTCCATTCGTCCAACTGTGCTTGAAGTTTTTGCACATACGCATCCTTCATACCCATGTTTTCTGTTCCTTATCTTTCGATTTGGCTGCCTTGCCTTACGCTGTCGCCAACTCGGTTGATCATCGCAGTTATCTGCAAATTCATACTGTGCGCGTAAAGAACATCTCTGGCATTGATATTGATCAACCCGGCAAGGTGGGTTGGCTGGATATCGGCCACTTGTTTACCACGCAGCAGATACACGCTGCCCATCCGTCGTGTCGGATTTTGCGGTTGTCGCCATTGGGATCACGGGATTGAGGCCAACGCCAGCTTCGTCCGCATCGCCGGCAATTGTCGTTTACGCCAAAGCGCCCAGAAACGCCTTTAACCCCAGATCATCGACCTTTTTGATCGCCTTTTTCAGCGGCATCCATTTGCGTTTGCGCAAACCCGCTTCGGGGTAGGTTTTGGTCATTTCCTTCACGTCGATCCGGTAGACACTAACGTGGCAAGGCACGCGCCGTCCGTCATCGAAGCGTTTCTCGGTGACGTAGCCGCCAATGGGGGCTTTGCTGACCTTGCCTTTGTGTACGCCCGCTTCTTCCCAGGCCTCGATCTTGGCGGTTTCGGCGTCGGTGTGTCCGTCCATTGGCCAGCCTTTGGGCACGATCCAGCGTCCGCGCGAGGATTTGACCAAAAGCACGTCTTTGCCGTCTTTGCCATCGCGCAAGCACAGCGCGCCGACCTGCGTAATTGCAGTCGGATCGGCAACACGGACCTCGCGGCCCGTCCAAAAAGAACGGTCTAAATTACTCATATACCTGCCAATGGCCTGTTTTTATTGCGTTCTTGTTAACACAAAGCGAATCGCAGTGCAAATGGCCCTAAGTGCCGCGGGGTTTGGCCCGTAGGGTGGGGTCTGCCTGTGTGGGGTCTTCAGGCCA
This window harbors:
- the argF gene encoding ornithine carbamoyltransferase, with the protein product MTHFLDIHTTPSDALRDIIDNAKAMKTARAGLPKGTPDADQPLAGHMVALIFEKPSTRTRVSFDVGVRQMGGQTMVLSGADMQLGHGETIADTARVLSRYVDLIMIRTFEEQTLQDMAEYATVPVINGLTNRTHPCQIMADIMTFEEHNGPIKGKKVVWSGDGNNVFASFAHAAKQFEFDLVFTGPPPLDPEPALDGLYTTVRDPNEAVQGADLVVTDTWVSMHDPQSARERRHNQLRGYQVNDALMAKAKDNALFMHCLPAHRDDEATSSVMDGPHSVIFDEAENRLHAQKAIIRHCLGV
- a CDS encoding cupin domain-containing protein, which encodes MTDTKDYGPASYVMDIEKDTLDNPNFRTTRWTGKNIQLTLMTIPVGGDVGLEVHESHDQFLRLEQGKGRVQMGPSKDQLDFEREVGADWAVLVPAGTWHNITNIGDDEMKLYAIYGPPDHLHGTLHATQTDAENDPHED
- a CDS encoding coiled coil domain-containing protein gives rise to the protein MGMKDAYVQKLQAQLDEWNAEIDKLKSKTDSAQADAKIEYYEQIDNLRQQQLEAQARLNELQNAGETAWEDLKAGVESAWYSLESSVKKASSRF
- a CDS encoding NUDIX hydrolase; protein product: MSNLDRSFWTGREVRVADPTAITQVGALCLRDGKDGKDVLLVKSSRGRWIVPKGWPMDGHTDAETAKIEAWEEAGVHKGKVSKAPIGGYVTEKRFDDGRRVPCHVSVYRIDVKEMTKTYPEAGLRKRKWMPLKKAIKKVDDLGLKAFLGALA